CAGCTGTTCAACCAAAAGACGATATTGTCGGTTCCTTCGATCATCTCCAAAGACTAGTAGTTGAGACAATTGTCAATTTATTACCTGTGGAGAAACTCATCATCCCTatctctttcctttttggaaTGTTACGAACTGCAATGATGCTTGATTGCACGAGTAATTGCAGGCTTGATCTCGAAAGGAGGATTGGGTCACAACTGGAAATAGCTACTCTGGATGATCTATTGATCCCATCCTTTCGCCATCCTAATGATACTTTATTTGATGTTGATACAGTTCATAGAATCTTGGTAAATTTCTCTCAGCAGGATGACAGTGAAGATGATATGGAATACGCTTCTGCCTACGAGTCTGAAGGATCTCATTCTCCTTTTCAGAGTGCATTGCTCAAAGTTGCGAAATTAATTGACACCTACTTGGCTGAAATAGCTCCTGATGCAAACCTGAAGTTCACCAAGTTCATGGCCATTGCAGAATCTTTACCAGAACATGCTCGGACATCCCATGATGGTTTATACCGAGCCATTGATATTTATTTAAAAGTAGGCATCTATTACTTGTCCTTGCCGGATTATTTAAGTATAATCAGATATCTTTTCTAACCCTTAGTGGTTGAACTTTTTCAGGCCCATCAGGGACTCTCTGATACAGAGAAAAGGAGGATCTGCAAACTAGTTGATTTCCAAAAGCTTTCACAGGAAGCTGGTGCTCATGCTGCACAAAATGAACGCCTTCCAATCCAGTCCATTGTTCAAGTTCTCTATTTTGAGCAATTAAGGCTTCGAAATAACTTATGCAGCTCATATCCAGACCCTGATCATAAACCAACATTACATCAGTCATGGCGGGTTGGAAGTGGTGGGCTCAGTGCAGCTATGTCTCCGAAAGACAATTATGCATCATTAAGAAGAGAGAACCGAGAGCTGAAACTTGAACTAACTCGATTGAGAATGAGGCTCAATGATCTGGAAAAAGACCATGTTTGCATGAAAAAGAACATGGAAAAATCTTCTGGCTCTCATAACTTGACTGGTTTTTcgtggatgatgaagaagatgagtttGTTTAGTCATAGTTCTTCTCGGGGATCGTCGTCGCCATCAGAACACTCACAAGAAACAGATTTTAAGATGACTAGGAAAATGAGTGAGGCACATATATACTAGGTAACTGCATGCTCTATACAGCGTATATTTTGTCTTCCTAAAGTCTGAACTGATCATATTTATGAGTGGTAGTAAACAGACAATAGATTTTCTAGGAAGTATAGTCTAGGCCTTTATTATTTATTTCATATCATCCTAAGAACTTTGATCTTAACCGTGCTCTATGTTTGTGCTAAGTCTCCTTCAGTAGAAAAAGATCTACACATACACATTACAGTTTCCGTCCTTAGTTTTGAAGAGATCGAGTAGTACTTGACCTTTCAGATTGACTGTTCGGTATTCTGTAACCAGGTCTCTTTTTTAAAGATGTGTACAGATGGTAAGTGCCTCAACTGTAAATCTCATTTCACATCACTGAGAAATCCAGGTCATATGCCAGAGCGCAGATTATCAGGCCAATGAAATTTTAATGGGCGTGGCTGATCTAGACACCACCCTTCAGGTTTTGATGGCCGGTAAGCCAAAACCTGTTGCTCCTTTTGGCCACCAGGATGTCAAGTTTATGTTTCCACAGGTTGCAAGAATAGTGCTCATTTATGGAGTGTGTCTGTGTTGTTTGAGAACATCTCATTTGGCTATTGATAGTTGAAGTGTTTTCTCAATCAATGCTTCTGTTTCATACTTCTTTTATTCATTACCATTTACCAAATTAAACCAGTGGGAAACCCAGGCTATGCGTCAGGTATGTGGTAATTTTGCTCTTCTTAAATACAACAAATATTGGACTGAACTTACCAATAACGAGGTTTGTATTATAATTATTATAAgatcagatttttttttcttatgggcAGAAAAGTTTTATGCTTTTTaaacaagcttattataggggcggcatgatttattagagggtcggcattgtgatagtaatgtccctttagttggttaggggatgtcctaaaggggatgtaaattgactagattacccttttcaccttaaatcaaccaaaatcaaatcaattttttttaaacctaatgaatcagaaaaaatcaaatcagttttttttttcatcatcttcttcatcttctcttctcctccatcaaccgtaacctccattaaaactgaaaatttcatcgtcttcgattaatcgacgattcgaaaaatgTTTGGGAAagcccagttagggtttagtttatagtgttggatttaagttaattttgtatcaaaaattagggttttgtatgaaaattgaaattgaaatttctggttgcatgtgagttacggtaataactcaaatacgaaccgtaactgtagattgggttgatgttacggttggtgttaactcaaataccaaccgtaagttcttagttttgagaaatatgttcagttacggtttgtatttgcatcatatttatcaaccgtaattgatttacggtttgttactcaaacaaccataccaaccgtaaataatcctgtgtcttaagaatttatcaaataatgatttacggttcaaaagttaagttgacacaccaaccgtagggtagttacggttggtctcggtTCATTacttaccaaccgtaatttagttacggttgttgtccaaatttaattacaaactgtaactggttttacaattggatcttccccaaatttaaccagttacggttggtattcgataacttacgaactgtaactaagagttacggttggtcacgagcaaaattgcaaccgtaagttcttctgaaaatttaaaagttttgattttgttaggtactttagataattttgagcgagaaaaagctaatgggaactaatttagaagtataccgggtcactggaatcactcattttggttgagtgaatcaaaatctagggtttcacaaatatcacaaaagtttttctttttcttctcctctaaacttttttctttttaactctaaaaatctgattttgttttgattgagttaATATaaatgaaattaatcattaacactaaacttgattatcatcactaaactaggttatcaataatgaaggttaatttgtcattttcaattttttgataagggacaccttgaatgatcatgtaatgaccctttttgtcctattagaatgccgcccTTCTAATAAAACATGCCGCCCTTATAATAAGAttgtttttaaattttgtttatgaatCAAAGTAACATATTTAATTGTAAACGTATTATGCTTTGTTGAAAGGTTTTGTTTTGGCTCTAGTAAGAAGCCAGTGCTATCGGGGTTAGTAAGTTGGTGCATTACAGAGACTGTTACATGGAATGTTTTGATATCTGGGTTTGCTGCAAACGTTTAGTAAAGGTGGTGGTGGAACTGGCAGACTCCCTGCCCCCAAAAAGGAGCTGCATATTTAAGTTCGTCGTGTTAAGATTTTGCCTGGAAGGCTGGAAGCGTTGCTCAACTATAAGATTAAGATTTTGCTCCACTAATTTCATTTTAACAATGTCCAACAGATACAATTAAGAAATTACAATATTTGACTCTACTTAAAACTCAGTACAGCTCTTAACTGACCCAACATCTTTTATCATTTGAAGCATTAGAGATTCCACCTGTTTATCTAACTTGAATCCTGCCTTTTCAATCTCCTTGCAAAGCTCCTTGCACTTGGCCAACCTTCCTGACACTGCATACATCTTTATCATATCCCTGTAAATGTCAAAGGTTGCAGCAAAACCAGCCTCCTTAAGTCTCGAAAAATATCTAACAGCCCTTGGGAGATCTTTCAGTGcaacaaataattttattgcGACATGATAAGCTGGAAGATCAAAGAGACAGTTTGATCCTTCCATTTCCCAGATCAAGGCAAATGCCTCCCTGTATTTCTTCTCCTTATACCGGCTATGTATCATTGTTGTGTACATAACAACACTTGGCTCTCGTACCGATTCCTTGAACCAACTATACAAACTTTCAACAGTATCATATCTCTCGAGCTTTACACACACTTTCATGACTGATGTACAATCCTGCTGGCTCAATTCTAGGTCATCTCTCTCACCTAGATCATCCAACAAAGTTAATACAAGCTTGTATTTGTCAGGGTTCTTCCCAAGTTCCAAAATCAGCTTAGCATGAATGCTAGCATCCAGTGTTCTATTATTATCCTTAGCTACTAAAAGGAGCTTTCTAGCCAGATATAAACTTCCTCCTCTTATGAAACCCCTTGCTAAAGCTTCAATAACTGGCCGACTTGCTTTGCTTGTGAATTTCTGCAAGTCGAATGGCATTTTCAGTTCCCGGGTCCTTGCTAAGATCTCGACTGTTGAGGCTAGAATGCGATCATCAGGGAACAATTGAGGTTGTTGTTCTGCCCAACAGAAAGTCTGTAGAGCTCTGTCTGGAAGACCCATATGACCCAGTTCTCGTATTGTCATAGAAAGTGATCCTTTCCGGAGGAATCGAACCCATTTGCTAAGAACTTCAGAAACATTTTTATCCGATGGTAGACTTCTGATTTCTTTAGCTAAATGGATGAGGAATTCTGGGTTCTTGTAAACTCTCTTACATACAGATGCTCGTGAAGAAGATAACATGGGGGAAGCCATTCTCACATGCCTCTTTGGTGTTGGAAGCCCTAATGGTCTAAGTTTATGAGGCAGGGGAAGTGGGAGAGGCCTTTCCCTATTCAGTTCGCCAGGTTTCTGAGGAATTCTACCTtggaaaagagaagaaattgCATCGACCTCATCTGCGCTCCATTCTAAACCATCACCACCATCCTCGTCATCAATGTTGGGCAGCTCATTACAATTTAGGTCCTCCTCAATAGTGttgttcttctgaaagaataGATTACTTCTGGGATCTGGAGGAAGTTTTGCACGCCGAGGGTATCGAAGGTTCTTGGTTAATTTCCGGTGAGGATTCCCAGCATTCGTTCGAGTTACACTGCTTGAGCTTCCCCGAGAATTTGATACCCTAACTGCGATGAAATGAGAACCAACAGACTGTCCCAGGAACGGATAACTTTGTCTtccaaatattgcatgaaaattgCACAGCACTGAATCCATTGCCAAGGTTATTGAACTTATAGATGTTCCATTTCTTCCTGAACTTGTACAGACCACCTAAAGAAGTACTCCAATGTTTTGGTATCTCCACCCGGACATCCCTACTCAAATCAAAGTCGGACTCAACAAAGAGAAAGTAACATCAGTAAATATGAACTCGTAAACATTCTGAACAACTCAACGGAATCAAGATTAAGACACTACATACACTAAAACATAAGAACAATTATGAGTCTGATAAACAAATATACAGAAGCAATAAAAACAAGTATTAGGGCGGCAACAGAGAGCATCAGCTTTTAATCATGTCTAACATTAACTTACCTCAAGTTCAGCGATCAAGTGTAAAACATCATTTGCTCATAGACAACTCAAGAAACCGAGATGATAAAATTAGGCGTGTGCTACTGATGAAAAATGCTACCACATGCGAAACATATAAGTATATCAGTATATATCCTACTTttaaaaccctaaaccctaaatgtATGGAggtgttaattagggttttgcaccctCACCAAAAAATGCAAGAAAAGTTTTTATCCACACAAACGATTTCAGTGAAGATACATAAAGAGGAAATCGTAATAGCTCAATACACACAGACGAAATTCCTTATCTATTACAGTTCATTGTAAATCTTTggagggaaaaaaaaaagacggaGAAAGAAGAAAGATATACCTGAGGAAACCCTAACCAGGATGTTGCTTTTAAAGGAGAATAGTGAACTCAAAGTCAATTAGGGATCGGTTTTGGTTCCTTACTACCAGTTCCGTTAATGAACCCGAGAGAAGAGGTTACGCAACTGATAGGCCTTGGTGCTGGATCGCTCGGATTATGATGTGGTCGGGCCGCATATATGTTGTATGTGGCCCCTCTTCGTATGTTGACATGTACTCAAATTAAAAATCTGCCCCCTCTAAATCCCCgtaattgatttatctttttgaaaAATAAGTAGGAAGTAAAGACAAAAAGTTAGGTAATGAAACTATTTTGgataaaaaaaatctatgtgtCACTATTTAAAGATGGGTCACATACTTatgatgtggcccgaccacatcgtagccgcaccgGTGCTGGATAGGACTTCGGGTTGCCTATCTCCTAGTTAGGTGTCTCACTGTGTCTCACCAATATATAGTCGCCATgtgtcattattttgattaccCAACATACAAAATACGGAAGTGCTtttctaagagcatctccaatgcataGGGCCAAGGTCATCCTACGTGGAGGACTTGTTAACACATTCTTACGTGTGGGTCATTgctaaatgacaaaaaaaaatgtaaatttttttaCCTCAAGTTGATCTCCAACCCCCAAGGTATTATCTAACAAACATTATTTGAATTTAGAGACAAAATAATGATGTGGCTTTAAGACCCAAGGTCATAGTGGAAGTCTTATTTACACTTTCTCCATTACCCCCACTTAGCCATGTCATCTCTCTCTATGACCTTGACCCTTGTGTTGGAGATGGAAATTTGGTGCAAAAAATCTTGAATCCTACGTGTCATTCAATTTTAAGACCTTtaccccttgcattggagatgctctaagcccCACTCAGCGCCCTATTCTCCGCCCATCTAACGTGGCTATATGAGTTGTACAAAAAGTTGAAGCCACGTATTAGATCAGGCGAACTCTTTTATCTCTGTCTCTACTTATTCTCCCCCTGATGAAAGCCGGAGATTCTAAGAACTGTGTTCTTAATTTATTTGTGCCTAATAGGGTTCTTAACCTTTGATCTCTATATCTGTGTTCCCTCTTATCTTGTTCTTCCGCGCTCTCAAACTTAAGCAAATTGAAATACAgtcgaacctcgataaatgaataacctcgccaaatAAATAATTTTCTCTGGTCCCGATTTGGGccaaggtgataaatgaataacctcgcttaatacattaatgaataaataaaattggatccttaaaggccctatagaaatataaacgaataatcactgaattatatatgaaaaatatatataaaattaaatcaaaatacataatcagaaaattttacataaaaatatatgtaggaatgaaataaaaaaaaatcatctatggTTGTCTTTTTCTTCCACCCAAACTAAATGCACCATATCCTTAATTTTATGCAATGCTTGCacaatttctggaatattttgctcGTGTTGTAGCAAGTAATTTTTTAATATGACCATTGCTTGAAAAGAATCTTTAGATGACACATTTGGTACAAcgctactatcatctggttcgggatcattctcattattcattcttactcaataatttcttcgtctgttggagactccataactgcatcattctcgttaggatagttcaaaagatgtTCGACGTCCATCACATTTCTATAACGTAAATTAGAAATGACACCACTTAATCCAAAAGAAAATGAATGTTAATTGAATTATTGATAAGAATTTTGACCAATATTTCCTAGGTATATTTGTACATTTTCTCCTAtacaatttaacttcttaattaagaaaatattgtttaaatgaataaatattcgtatttatttatcgataaataaataaccccgttaaaaaaatattttttcttggtcccgaaaacattcatttatcgaggttcgaTTGTAAGCTAACTTTTAATCTATTGCTACCCATTAGAGTTCACAGAAACTTGAACCGAAAAATTCCTTTCATTCTTTTTATCGAAGAACAGTCAATTGGGTTTGTGGATATGCATCTATTAATTCAGATGAAAATTACTTTTTAGATGCAGTTGATAAAGTATTGATTTTTATTCAATTTTAGGATTTTCATTTCCTTCCGGTCTTTCTTCAAAATTTATTCAGGATCATAGTTTATGAAATTGATTAGTTGATTTAAGTGATAGATCTTCCTTTGTGTTGAGATGGAATTcgaattttggtatttttctttttcctaacATTGTAGAGATATGTTGAGGGAAAAAAACAATTTGCAATTCCCAATTGGTAGGCAATCATGAAGTGGTAAGTTTGGTGAGCCTTGAAAGCAGAAACTAACAgtgattgaaaagagtttggacttGTATTTAAGGAAGAAAAGGTAATCGAGAGAAGGAGAGGAAGAGAATCGAAGAACTTGGACAGAGAGAGAGAAATGAAAATCCAAGTCAGAAAAATTCGCGTGAATTGGTAGCACATCAGCTTGCCAACTCTGCATGGGCGATTATTAAACGTCAAGTGTGAATTTGTGCACATtccttaacgagtgtatatttcacatttcaatcTATATCCCtaatttaatttagggagttatgtaacgaGGGTCGTGATTCTAAATATGGATGGTAATGGGgtcatcagttaaataatcaaccaatcataaaaatatgtgaaatatacactcgttagaggagtgtgaacaaATTTGAACTCAATCGTGCTAGATGACCAGCGGTGTAACCGACTAATACTAGCGAATGAGACGTGTCTAGTGATGTGTCTTAAATTGGAGATTACTCCTCTTAACACGTCACATAGAAGAGAAAACTAAAAAACAAGGAGTGATGCTACACGGACCGTGTAAAATCCCGTGAAGTCTAATACTCCATTGAGAAGTCCCAAATTGTTGAGGAGGTACCTCCTTTTCCTAAAAATACGTAATTTTGGTCTTAAAGCCAAGGATCCCTCTTGTTTTTAATGCCTCCCTGGCATTTTGTGGTAGGAGATTTTTATGGGTAGCAGGGGTTTATGGTCTTGCGTTACCGCGTAGTTTGGTTAATGTGAAGTTTGGTCGGGTCATGACATAATCTTTGTTACCAATCCTTTTTGTGGTTATCCAAGATAAGACTTGTTAATCTAATTTGTTATCATATAATTTGAAGTTTAGTCTATTCTTCTGTTTTAACAACTTTTTTGCAGTCTTTTCCTGTGTGGCCTTCATTCTTGTCTCTGTTCGTATGCTAAAATCAgccaactctttctttttctggtaGTCTACTTCCATTCTTGCAAGTTGTCTTGTTCTCTCCGTCTCATTTATTAATAATGTTGCATTTATAGAAAAATATGGTATGAGATTTGACATGTGGtattgttaatggtggtttttagttcagggctaaatttgtaaaagtccATTTACCTAacccgacatcagatgtagtagatattgatatgtctatatttcgcagggaatttggagaatatatcaaaatctgatgagtgcttatgtctttcttcatattatattgaaactcaagctcctagatgaattgttcactagtatagagcctaatgagtgtataagctcttAGTTGCATTACTCACAAATGCCGGAGCCTGTcgagtacttttcttgtgcttatgttcctcggcagaacccttaatattggtatagcATGACGgatttttgttcactcgcagcagagtagcacggacctcTAAGTACTaaggttaa
This is a stretch of genomic DNA from Papaver somniferum cultivar HN1 chromosome 1, ASM357369v1, whole genome shotgun sequence. It encodes these proteins:
- the LOC113298698 gene encoding BTB/POZ domain-containing protein At5g48800-like isoform X2; amino-acid sequence: MDMNFNHHNHHLCLSKCPKQRCNTRWIFLDVHSDITIEVDGATFALHKFPLVSRCGRIRKLVADHRDTDLSRVELCGLPGGAESFELAGKFCYGVNFEITSSNVAQLCCISNYLEMTEEYAKGNLGFRAETYIDTIVCKNLEMCVQVLQQCENLLPLADELKIVSKCTDAIASKACVEQIASSFSRLEYSSSGRLQTTRQANGDGDWWIEDLSVLRIDLYQRVITAMRCRGLRPESIGVSLMDYAEKVLIKKSSQWDSAVQPKDDIVGSFDHLQRLVVETIVNLLPVEKLIIPISFLFGMLRTAMMLDCTSNCRLDLERRIGSQLEIATLDDLLIPSFRHPNDTLFDVDTVHRILVNFSQQDDSEDDMEYASAYESEGSHSPFQSALLKVAKLIDTYLAEIAPDANLKFTKFMAIAESLPEHARTSHDGLYRAIDIYLKAHQGLSDTEKRRICKLVDFQKLSQEAGAHAAQNERLPIQSIVQVLYFEQLRLRNNLCSSYPDPDHKPTLHQSWRVGSGGLSAAMSPKDNYASLRRENRELKLELTRLRMRLNDLEKDHVCMKKNMEKSSGSHNLTGFSWMMKKMSLFSHSSSRGSSSPSEHSQETDFKMTRKMSEAHIY
- the LOC113298725 gene encoding pentatricopeptide repeat-containing protein At2g01860-like, translating into MDSVLCNFHAIFGRQSYPFLGQSVGSHFIAVRVSNSRGSSSSVTRTNAGNPHRKLTKNLRYPRRAKLPPDPRSNLFFQKNNTIEEDLNCNELPNIDDEDGGDGLEWSADEVDAISSLFQGRIPQKPGELNRERPLPLPLPHKLRPLGLPTPKRHVRMASPMLSSSRASVCKRVYKNPEFLIHLAKEIRSLPSDKNVSEVLSKWVRFLRKGSLSMTIRELGHMGLPDRALQTFCWAEQQPQLFPDDRILASTVEILARTRELKMPFDLQKFTSKASRPVIEALARGFIRGGSLYLARKLLLVAKDNNRTLDASIHAKLILELGKNPDKYKLVLTLLDDLGERDDLELSQQDCTSVMKVCVKLERYDTVESLYSWFKESVREPSVVMYTTMIHSRYKEKKYREAFALIWEMEGSNCLFDLPAYHVAIKLFVALKDLPRAVRYFSRLKEAGFAATFDIYRDMIKMYAVSGRLAKCKELCKEIEKAGFKLDKQVESLMLQMIKDVGSVKSCTEF